The Arachis hypogaea cultivar Tifrunner chromosome 19, arahy.Tifrunner.gnm2.J5K5, whole genome shotgun sequence genome has a window encoding:
- the LOC112776597 gene encoding mitochondrial carrier protein CoAc2 isoform X2 — MLAATFTFHVDRNLDLIHIGKDLELFIQVQTLLASDNAELKGIMKSLVVIARNQGWKQLFSGLSINYIKVVSSVAIGFTVYDTMKSYLRVPSRDDAAVEVVTNNRISQPSSQTQ, encoded by the exons ATGTTGGCAGCCACATTCACATTCCACGTCGATCGCAATCTCGACCTTATTCACATTGGCAAAGATCTCGAGCTATTCATTCAG GTTCAAACTCTGCTGGCATCTGATAATGCAGAACTGAAGGGGATCATGAAATCACTTGTTGTGATTGCTCGAAATCAGGGCTGGAAGCAGCTGTTCTCAGGGCTCAGCATCAATTACATAAAG GTTGTTTCATCAGTGGCAATTGGGTTTACTGTTTATGATACCATGAAATCATACCTGAGAGTTCCATCAAGAGATGATGCTGCAGTTGAAGTGGTAACCAATAACAGAATCAGCCAACCATCATCGCAGACACAGTAA
- the LOC112776597 gene encoding uncharacterized protein isoform X1, with amino-acid sequence MLLRLTHELPSDKTYQLRRALMMVAVPLVLITIVLYVLPSISSNESIEDYTLTHRRISPDNRASSFYAVFFDVGSHIHIPRRSQSRPYSHWQRSRAIHSELKGIMKSLVVIARNQGWKQLFSGLSINYIKVVSSVAIGFTVYDTMKSYLRVPSRDDAAVEVVTNNRISQPSSQTQ; translated from the exons ATGCTGTTGCGATTGACGCACGAGTTGCCCTCCGACAAGACTTACCAGCTCCGCCGAGCGCTGATGATGGTGGCGGTTCCTTTGGTACTCATCACGATTGTGCTTTACGTGTTGCCTTCCATTTCCTCCAACGAGTCCATCGAAGACTACACCCTCACGCACCGCAGGATTTCACCCGATAACAGAGCCTCTAGCTTCTACGCCGTCTTCTTCGATGTTGGCAGCCACATTCACATTCCACGTCGATCGCAATCTCGACCTTATTCACATTGGCAAAGATCTCGAGCTATTCATTCAG AACTGAAGGGGATCATGAAATCACTTGTTGTGATTGCTCGAAATCAGGGCTGGAAGCAGCTGTTCTCAGGGCTCAGCATCAATTACATAAAG GTTGTTTCATCAGTGGCAATTGGGTTTACTGTTTATGATACCATGAAATCATACCTGAGAGTTCCATCAAGAGATGATGCTGCAGTTGAAGTGGTAACCAATAACAGAATCAGCCAACCATCATCGCAGACACAGTAA